The segment GGGATAAGTGAACTTGCAGGTCCGATCAATATTCCTATCGGAATTACAGTAAAAAAAGGAAATCTCAATGATATGAAGCACTTCGCTGATACATATCAACAAATCAATGACCGGCTCAAACGGGGTTCTCTTATCATTTTTGATAAAGGAGCAAATAGTGAATTCATAAAATTATTAGATTGAAAGTTTTCTATAGACCGACCGCACCCCCGATATCCCTACATTCAAATCCAGAGCGGGGCTCGGGAGGCGGAGCACCTGATGCTCTGAAACTGGTGGGATTATGGCAATGCGCGCACAAAGACGCACAGTAATTGACCCGATGTATATTGAGGATGCTGACGTGATGAAAGGTCTGGAAATAATAATGGGTGGCCCGGAAGGTGTGCAAATAGCGAAAAGTACAGAAAAAAACTCTGTAGAAAAAGTGCAGCAACAAACTTGATGTTAGGGCATTCCCAAGTATGCTTCGATCTCATTGTGGGGTGCTTAAATAAGTTATTCTTCACCATGCTGGAACAAATAAATCATTAAATGAAAACTTATGAATTTAGTTATATTTATGTAATTGAAAGATTAACTATTAAATATGTCTGAGGCGATTAACGCGGATGAAATTAAACATGAATTAAGAGCAATCAGAGAAGACCTTGATTTTATTAAAAGCCATATGGTAGACATTGATTCTATTTTAACAGAAGAGGATTATCTTTCATTACAGGAATACAGGAAAGAAAAAGATTCTGTAATACTTACTTCTCATGAGGATCTCAAAAAAGAATTGGGAATATAATGTTTGACATTAAATATTCAAAACAAGCAGTAAAATTTTTAAAATCTCTTGACAAGAAGCTTGTTTCGAGAATCCTCATCAAGATTGAAAAATTAAGAGAAGAACATTTTCAACATGATTCTAAAAAGGTTGAAGGGTATAATGAGAAATTATTCCGGATTAGAGTTGGGGATTACAGAATATTATATGAAGTTGATCACAAAGGAAATCTAATCGGCATTATCAAAATAGA is part of the Methanosarcinales archaeon genome and harbors:
- a CDS encoding type II toxin-antitoxin system RelE/ParE family toxin, whose product is MFDIKYSKQAVKFLKSLDKKLVSRILIKIEKLREEHFQHDSKKVEGYNEKLFRIRVGDYRILYEVDHKGNLIGIIKIDKRSRIY